The Meiothermus ruber DSM 1279 genome includes the window CAGACCTTTACCCTGACGGCCACCCTGATCGGGGAGGTGCGACGCCAATGAGAAGCCGAGGACTGACCCTTATTGAGGTGGTGGTGGCGGCGGGCGCGCTGGCGATTGTACTGGGAATCTTTACCACCTTGCTGGTGGGTAACATGCGGCAGACCAGCATTGTAGGGGGGCGGGCCCAGGCCAATCAGCTAGGGCTTTTTTTGGGTCGGCAGATCCTCGAGGCCGACGAACGGGCTGTTCCAGACGAGGGTGAAAGCCTCACCTGGGGCTATGGTCAGCTCACCAACGCCACCAGTGGCTTTCCCAGCCTTACCAGCGAGCAGCAGTTCGCCAACCTGGCCCTGTACCGCGCCAGTGTCACCAACCAGGGAGCCCCTTCCTGGGCCAGCAGCAACTGGCAGATTAGCCAGTACCGCATCGAGATCTGCTGGCGTAGTCCGGAGGGGGAGCAGTGCGTCAACCAGAGCATCGTTGGCCCTTCGCCGGCCCAGGTGGGAACCGAGATTAACAGCGGTATCAACTAAAGGAGGTTACTTTGCGTCCTCGAGGTTTCACAGTCCTGGAATTGCTGCTGGCCCTGCTGGTGCTGGTGATCGTGATGACGCTGGCTTTCAACACCAGCATCCAGGGGTTGCAGCTTAACCAGTCCAACGAGGCGGTGAGCTCGGCCCAGAACAAAGCCCGACGGGTGCTGGAGGTGCTGAGCCAGGATTTGCGCACGGCGGCCTTCGCTATCGTGACCCACACCCCCTTCAACAGCAATGCCACCAGCATCTCTTTTGCCCAGGTGGCGGGGGGGGCTGGTTACGCGGTGAGCGCTGTGGCTGGCAACAGCCTGGCGATTGTGAGCAACTCCCCCACCATCGCCACCGAAATTCCGGTGGGCAGCCGGCTGGTTGTGATCGACGGCAACGGCAACGCAGTGCTCACCCGTACCACCGGACTGCCCACGCTGAGCGGTATCAATACCTACACCATCCCCACCACCTGCAGCAACCTGCCGGTTACCGCCACCTCCCAGACCCTGGCCTCGGTGGTTAGCTTGCTGGGCTATAGCTACGATGCAACCAACCGCAAGCTGGTCTACCAGGCCCTGGGCGATGCGACAACGACCGATGTGGCCTACGATGTGAGCAATTTCCGCATCGATTACGTCTACCAGCGGCGCAATGGTTCTTCGGTTAGCGAAGAGCGCAACCCCAGCGGCTACCTGGTGAGCGGCCGGGCGCAGCCCTACTTCACCAGCAGCGGATCGGAATATACGTTGCGTCGGTTGCAGTTCACCCTGGGGGTTCAGCTACCCTTGCGCGGGCGCAACGTGGAGCGAACCTACACCGGGCAGGTGGATATGATCAACAACCTCTACTATCAGGCCAAGGTGGTGAGCATATGCAACCCATGAGAGATCGCCAGGGCATCGCGATTGTGGTAGCCCTGACCATTATTCTGCTGTTGAGCGTGGTAAGCACCTTAATGTTCACACGTTCCATCAACGACTTGCGTACCAGCCGGGATAACACGGCCATGGCGCAGGCCATCAACCTGGCCCGGGGCGGGGCGGTGGCGGCCACGGCCCTGCTGTCCAACGAGGTGCGGGCCAGCCTCGAGAGCATCGTGCAATCGGCAGACCCCAGCATCGGCGGCATCAGCACCAGCGACATCTGGTACTACGGCGGCAACGCCACCCAGCCCATCGCCTCCACGGTGGCGGCCCGCCTGGCTGTGCTGGCCAACACCCTCCAGACCAGTCTTAATGCGGCCATCTGCAACCAGAACTTTGCACCGGATGGTTCGGGCGCCACGGTGCGGGTGCGCGTGCACTTTACCACCGCCCCGGCCTGCGGCCAGCCCTTTCCTGCTTCGGCCCAGCTACCATCCGGGTATGTGGTAGACGACGACAACAACCCAGCCACGCCCTTAACCCGCCAGGTGCAGGGGTACGCCCTGCCCTACGTGATGGTGGTCACGGCCTCTCCCGGCACCCCCTACCAGCGCAACGTGATGGTGCAGGGTGAGTACCGCTTCTTGCTAAAAAACGGCAGCTTTGCTCGCTACGCGCTGTTTACCAACCGACACCGTACCCGCTCCAATAGCTCGGTCTGGTTTACCAGCAACACCCTGTTCGATGGGCCGGTGCACACCAACGAGCGCTTTAACTTCTCCTTCAATCCCTGGTTTGGCGGTTATGTGACCAGCGCGGGCTGCACCAATGCCGGGGCCAGCAGTTGTGCTGGCTCTATCAGCCCTGGTGCGTTTTTTGGTGCGGGCAACAACACCACCTTTTTATCCCCCAGTCAGATGACCAACCCCAACGCCCCCTCCTGGACCAGCGGTGGCATTACCCACGCCCCGGTGTTTGAGGGCAACCCCCGGGTGAACTGGCAGGAGCCGTTTATCCCCATGCCGGATAACAACCAGAACCAGCGCAGCGCGGCGCAGACGGGGGGTCTATACTTTAACT containing:
- a CDS encoding DUF4900 domain-containing protein — protein: MQPMRDRQGIAIVVALTIILLLSVVSTLMFTRSINDLRTSRDNTAMAQAINLARGGAVAATALLSNEVRASLESIVQSADPSIGGISTSDIWYYGGNATQPIASTVAARLAVLANTLQTSLNAAICNQNFAPDGSGATVRVRVHFTTAPACGQPFPASAQLPSGYVVDDDNNPATPLTRQVQGYALPYVMVVTASPGTPYQRNVMVQGEYRFLLKNGSFARYALFTNRHRTRSNSSVWFTSNTLFDGPVHTNERFNFSFNPWFGGYVTSAGCTNAGASSCAGSISPGAFFGAGNNTTFLSPSQMTNPNAPSWTSGGITHAPVFEGNPRVNWQEPFIPMPDNNQNQRSAAQTGGLYFNSDIARLTLYAGDDTGTPPTCNASGVCTPATSPYQYIEVCLTTACTGNNRLLYRYDASGALYRYNGSWPGVLVRAGFNGMIFADGSINNLTGPARSDASNPNTAPPALASFAQITVANAGSGENIRIQGDLKYQSPACSGTPTRSGNTVTRATCNNLSADNILGVYSQDGDILLGNGTNSSLQDLTIHGVLMTSRGEVAVQNYNSISPRGSIRLQGGIIQYTYGAFGQFNSSTGQMIQGYARQFTYDPRMQDRAPPFFPTTGVVQVSVATPLSFGQREQVY
- a CDS encoding prepilin-type N-terminal cleavage/methylation domain-containing protein — translated: MRPRGFTVLELLLALLVLVIVMTLAFNTSIQGLQLNQSNEAVSSAQNKARRVLEVLSQDLRTAAFAIVTHTPFNSNATSISFAQVAGGAGYAVSAVAGNSLAIVSNSPTIATEIPVGSRLVVIDGNGNAVLTRTTGLPTLSGINTYTIPTTCSNLPVTATSQTLASVVSLLGYSYDATNRKLVYQALGDATTTDVAYDVSNFRIDYVYQRRNGSSVSEERNPSGYLVSGRAQPYFTSSGSEYTLRRLQFTLGVQLPLRGRNVERTYTGQVDMINNLYYQAKVVSICNP
- a CDS encoding type IV pilus modification PilV family protein; protein product: MRSRGLTLIEVVVAAGALAIVLGIFTTLLVGNMRQTSIVGGRAQANQLGLFLGRQILEADERAVPDEGESLTWGYGQLTNATSGFPSLTSEQQFANLALYRASVTNQGAPSWASSNWQISQYRIEICWRSPEGEQCVNQSIVGPSPAQVGTEINSGIN